In Cutaneotrichosporon cavernicola HIS019 DNA, chromosome: 1, one DNA window encodes the following:
- a CDS encoding uncharacterized protein (Fungal specific transcription factor domain): MDDDGDMSDGGADGAKRPRLRLAHACDRCRKRKIRCDTQQPCGPCSATKNECTFNTPSRRVAKPKPSSRSSSATGLKRPHSPSRGSSSYQASLEARLATLESLLRDVPPNVHNAYLSTLDARLASGQGGGIAQGRGEGTSVGAEALLGGGTAIGAASFSPNFGLKPDAPFTPSWSTNTTMAGAWAGGRGLRRRDERAMDDMARRMENLSFFYEDEIGQAKWQGATSGFPLLEMLTAEQAGGDDEEEDGSSPASTVEVRPTRAAPSPPHRVGRVDRRASSVGGGRSHSKARSSSAHSTRRERFFPDRNPRPHQTLNPEASWKVITGVIPPDLMDTLVRCYLSTSHLLWPFLHVPSFLADYANPQQWGEPGFACFIVAVCTLSSRHVDDPRVRANPADPSTAGKQYFELFKRLRDLPSADRPTLYSIQAAFLAAIYAFGLGNLSKAFALQAESVTLCLDGGLHRSVDAYDHFNAVERETRKRTFWSIYAWDKQSAALFGRPPIIHLRDCDVDEPLITDDDNLTVDGAKEQPNPETSRLCAFVAAIRLHIVLEGVIDSSVQASVFPTSSFLARASAVISHRAPLSDSLRDEEALLEEWTRILPNYWKYDSETANSRDPIRITQAERLHCLEHLVKMIIYRHRFSGFVLQPAATVEDRACHLEWCKRAMQCALTIIADHVHISQRGMMTYYGVHVIHQLAQAGRTLVAVILNCKNPEFRPLISPSIEGLRSCVGLLRRFSGRYLCGLRSADIIDEFCRVCNIPVDSPRVPDSAGRPSPAWLRPVRKRTSLSPAPSHLRSLRVAEDLPFIGQNQDMLSTHPELSTGVVPTDLESLFNTSEYLDISAMDVTSPARNPGIGATPASLNPFGLGEPSAPFDRLETLSPNENLGGIPTVFQQQQHLQQAQAQAQALLNSQALNGSTSAMEGIQLNSTPNGGLGNGDLTGDTKSSHGLSAATILSLLEEGTFDYGSIFTDQAPLGDFTFSTDVIAENGPHSVGR, translated from the exons atggacgacgacggcgacatgtcagacggcggcgctgacGGTGCCAagcgccctcgcctccgTCTGGCACATGCATGTGACCGCTGCCGCAAACGCAAAATTCGCTGCGATACCCAGCAGCCGTGCGGCCCATGCTCGGCAACCAAGAACGAGTGCACCTTCAACACGCCAAGTCGTCGAGTGGCCAAGCCAAAGCCCAGTTCGCGttcgtcctcggccacgGGCCTCAAGAGGCCtcactcgccctcgcgcggcAGCTCGAGCTACCAGGCGTCCCTCGAGGCGCGGTTAGCGacgctcgagtcgctcctccgcgacgtGCCGCCTAACGTGCACAATGCATACCTCTCCACGCTGGATGCACGACTTGCATCGGGCCAGGGCGGAGGTATCGCGCAGGGCAGAGGCGAAGGCACCAGTGTTGGCGCTGAAGCCCTGCTAGGCGGTGGGACGGCAATTGGCGCCGCCTCCTTTAGCCCGAACTTTGGCCTCAAGCCGGACGCTCCCTTCACACCATCCTGGTCTACCAACACTACGATGGCCGGCGCGTGGGCGGGTGGACGCGGCCTTCGCCGACGAGACGAGCGCGCTATGGATGACATGGCCCGTCGCATGGAGAACCTGAGCTTCTTCTACGAAGATGAGATTGGCCAGGCCAAATGGCAGG GCGCCACTTCAGGCTTCCCTCTGCTCGAGATGCTAACCGCCGAACAAGCGGGCggtgacgatgaggaggaggatggtTCCTCTCCCGCCTCAACAGTAGAGGTGCGGCCCACGCGCGCGGccccctcgccgccccATCGCGTTGGCCGAGTCGACAGACGTGCCAGCtcggtcggcggcggccggtCACATTCCAAAGCACGCTCCTCAAGTGCCCACAGCACCAGGAGGGAACGTTTCTTCCCGGACCGCAATCCGCGCCCGCACCAGACGCTCAACCCAGAGGCGAGCTGGAAGGTGATCACAGGGGTCATTCCTCCGGATTTGATGGACACGCTCGTACGGTGTTACCTTTCGACGAGCCACCTCCTTTGGCCTTTCCTGCACGTGCCGTCGTTCCTCGCCGACTACGCCAACCCGCAGCAGTGGGGTGAGCCCGGTTTCGCATGCTTTATTGTTGCCGTGTGCACACTCTCCTCCCGTCATGTCGACGAcccgcgcgtgcgcgccaacCCCGCGGATCCGTCGACCGCCGGCAAGCAGTACTTTGAGCTGTTCAAGCGCCTGCGTGATCTGCCCTCTGCCGACCGCCCGACGCTGTACTCGATTCAGGCCGCGTTCCTGGCCGCGATCTACGCTTTCGGCCTCGGTAATTTAAGCAAGGCGTTTGCGCTCCAAGCCGAGAGTGTCACGTTATGCCTCGATGGCGGCCTGCACCGCAGTGTGGACGCGTACGACCACTTCAACGCAGTGGAGCGCGAAACCCGCAAGCGCACGTTCTGGTCGATTTACGCCTGGGACAAGCAGTCGGCGGCACTGTTCGGCCGCCCCCCCATCATCCACTTGCGTGACtgcgacgtcgacgagccgctcatcaccgacgacgacaacctcaccgtcgacggcgcAAAGGAGCAGCCGAATCCCGAGACGAGCAGGCTATGCGCTTTTGTCGCTGCGATCCGCCTGCACATCGTGCTCGAGGGTGTGATCGACTCATCAGTTCAGGCCTCGGTTTTCCCCACTAGCTCGTTCCTTGCGCGGGCCTCGGCCGTGATTTCACACAGAGCGCCGCTAAGCGATTCGCttcgcgacgaggaggcccTTCTAGAGGAGTGGACGCGTATCCTCCCCAACTACTGGAAATACGACTCGGAGACGGCCAACTCGCGTGACCCGATCCGCATTACCCAGGCCGAGCGGCTACACTgcctcgagcaccttgTCAAGATGATCATCTACCGCCACCGATTCTCGGGCTTCGTCCTTCAGCCAGCCGCAAccgtcgaggaccgcgCGTGTCACCTCGAGTGGTGCAAACGTGCCATGCAGTGTGCACTGACCATCATTGCCGACCATGTCCATATCAGTCAGCGCGGCATGATGACATACTACGGCGTCCACGTCATTCACCAGCTGGCGCAGGCAGGTCGCACGCTGGTCGCAGTCATTTTGAACTGCAAGAACCCCGAGTTCCGCCCTCTGATCTCGCCATCTATTGAGGGTCTGCGCTCGTGCGTTGGCCTCCTGCGTCGCTTTAGCGGTCGCTACCTGTGCGGTCTCCGGTCCGCTGACATTATTGACGAATTTTGTCGAG TGTGCAACATTCCGGTCGACTCGCCTCGCGTTCCAGACTCGGCTGGccgtccttctcctgcaTGGTTACGTCCGGTCCGCAAGCGTACTTCCCTGTCGCCTGCGCCATCTCATCTGCGCTCGTTGCGTGTTGCCGAGGATCTCCCGTTTATTGGACAGAACCAAGATATGCTTTCGACTCACCCCGAATTGAGTACGGGCGTCGTGCCGACCGATCTCGAATCGCTGTTCAACACGTCTGAGTACTTGGACATCAGTGCCATGGACGTGACGTCACCTGCCAGGAACCCGGGCATCGGTGCGACGCCTGCATCTCTAAACCCGTtcggcctcggtgagcCGTCGGCTCCGTTTGACCGCCTCGAAACGTTGTCGCCCAACGAGAATCTGGGCGGCATTCCGACCGTCTTccagcagcaacagcacCTTcagcaggcgcaggcgcaggcgcaggcgttATTGAACAGCCAGGCGCTCAACGGCTCAACCTCTGCTATGGAGGGCATTCAGCTCAACAGTACCCCGAATGGCGGTTTGGGCAACGGCGACCTGACTGGCGACACCAAGTCGTCGCACGGACT TTCTGCGGCGACGATCCTGAGCCTCCTCGAAGAAGGCACCTTTGATTACGGCTCCATTTTCACTGACCAGGCCCCACTCGGCGACTTCACGTTCAGCACGGACGTGATTGCTGAAAATGGCCCCCACTCGGTAGGCAGGTAG